One Mycobacteroides abscessus ATCC 19977 genomic window carries:
- a CDS encoding AMP-binding protein translates to MKAYDAGATLSPIIEETIGENFERIARAHPDVGALVDVSGDRRWTYRELDAEINRVARGLMSLGVAAGDRVGIWAPNCAEWVLVQYATAKIGAILVNINPAYRTHELAYALNQSGVRTLICAKAFKSSDYVAMASQVMPDAPGLRDVVFIGTSDWTELVAGAERVTETALRARMSQLSNTDPINIQYTSGTTGYPKGATLSHRNVLNNGFFVAESIQLQAGDRLCIPVPFYHCFGMVMGNLGCTTHGATIVMPAPGFDPGRTLEAIERERCVGVYGVPTMFIAMLADPGFAHRDLSTLRTGIMAGSVCPVEVMKRCIDEMHMAGVAIAYGMTETSPVSCQTLFDDDLDRRTATVGRAHPHIEIKIVDPNSGETVQRGQSGELCTRGYSVMLGYWNDEAHTREVLDTDGWMHTGDLAVMRDDGYCTIIGRLKDMVIRGGENIYPREIEEFLLTHPDIEDVHVVGVPDEKYGEELCAWVRMRPDRVVIDAVAIRAFASGRLAHYKIPRYVHVVESFPMTVTGKVRKIEMRQQTIQIFGLPEPGRTDEQ, encoded by the coding sequence CGATGTCGGTGCCCTCGTCGATGTATCGGGCGACCGCAGATGGACCTATCGTGAGCTTGATGCGGAGATCAATCGCGTTGCACGTGGGCTCATGTCGCTGGGCGTCGCGGCCGGTGACCGGGTCGGTATCTGGGCTCCGAACTGCGCCGAGTGGGTGCTGGTGCAGTATGCCACCGCGAAGATCGGTGCGATTCTGGTCAATATCAATCCCGCCTACCGCACTCACGAGCTGGCCTACGCGCTCAACCAATCGGGCGTTCGAACGCTGATCTGCGCCAAGGCTTTCAAGTCGTCCGATTACGTGGCCATGGCGAGCCAGGTGATGCCGGATGCACCCGGCTTGCGTGATGTCGTGTTCATCGGCACCTCTGATTGGACGGAACTGGTGGCAGGTGCCGAGCGCGTTACCGAGACCGCGTTGCGTGCCAGGATGTCGCAGTTATCCAACACCGATCCGATCAATATCCAATACACCTCGGGCACAACGGGTTACCCGAAGGGTGCGACGCTATCGCACCGCAACGTGCTCAACAATGGCTTCTTTGTGGCGGAGTCGATCCAGCTCCAAGCAGGTGACCGGCTGTGCATCCCCGTGCCCTTCTATCACTGCTTCGGGATGGTCATGGGCAATCTTGGGTGCACGACGCACGGTGCCACCATCGTGATGCCGGCACCGGGATTCGATCCCGGTCGCACTCTCGAGGCCATTGAACGTGAGCGCTGTGTGGGGGTGTACGGGGTGCCGACCATGTTCATCGCCATGCTCGCTGACCCCGGCTTCGCCCACCGCGACCTCTCGACGTTACGGACCGGGATCATGGCCGGCTCAGTGTGTCCCGTCGAGGTGATGAAGCGGTGCATCGATGAAATGCATATGGCCGGGGTCGCCATCGCATACGGCATGACAGAAACCTCGCCGGTCTCCTGTCAGACACTCTTCGACGATGACCTGGATCGGCGCACCGCGACAGTCGGGCGCGCGCATCCGCATATCGAGATCAAGATCGTCGACCCCAACAGCGGAGAGACGGTGCAGCGCGGGCAATCCGGTGAGTTGTGCACGCGTGGCTATTCGGTGATGCTTGGTTACTGGAACGACGAGGCGCACACCCGAGAGGTGCTCGACACCGATGGCTGGATGCATACCGGCGACCTGGCGGTGATGCGAGATGACGGCTACTGCACCATCATTGGGCGGCTCAAGGATATGGTGATACGCGGCGGCGAGAACATCTACCCGCGTGAAATCGAGGAGTTCCTGCTGACCCATCCGGACATCGAGGATGTCCACGTTGTGGGGGTACCCGATGAGAAGTATGGCGAAGAGCTGTGCGCCTGGGTTCGAATGAGGCCAGACCGTGTGGTCATCGACGCCGTTGCGATCCGTGCGTTCGCCTCGGGGCGGCTCGCACATTACAAGATTCCGCGTTATGTGCATGTCGTCGAGAGCTTCCCGATGACCGTTACTGGAAAGGTTCGCAAGATCGAGATGCGGCAGCAGACCATCCAAATTTTCGGATTGCCAGAGCCGGGTCGGACCGATGAGCAGTAG